A DNA window from Chelativorans sp. AA-79 contains the following coding sequences:
- a CDS encoding J domain-containing protein, with amino-acid sequence MKLNSKYFEKIRIRPDPRTEPKAEGPRCQWDGCAEPGLHRAPVGRDREGEYFRFCFEHVREYNKNYNYFSGLKDGEIARFQKEALTGHRPTWKVGSNATGPAAADFAPFRSGQATYYRRLGDPFNLFGGEARSRAPVEKRVKPLEAKALETLGLTANATGADIKARYKTLVKRHHPDANGGDRGSEARLREVLQAYRLLKQAGFC; translated from the coding sequence ATGAAACTGAACTCGAAATATTTCGAGAAGATCCGCATCCGCCCGGATCCGCGGACCGAACCGAAGGCCGAGGGACCTCGCTGCCAGTGGGATGGCTGCGCGGAACCAGGCTTGCATCGCGCGCCGGTGGGCCGGGACAGGGAGGGCGAGTATTTCCGCTTCTGCTTCGAGCATGTTCGGGAATACAATAAGAATTACAATTACTTCTCTGGATTGAAGGACGGCGAGATCGCGCGTTTCCAGAAGGAAGCGCTGACCGGGCATCGTCCCACCTGGAAGGTCGGCTCGAACGCGACCGGGCCGGCGGCGGCCGATTTCGCGCCCTTCCGCTCCGGCCAGGCCACCTATTACCGGCGCCTGGGCGACCCGTTCAATCTCTTCGGCGGCGAAGCGAGAAGCCGCGCCCCCGTCGAGAAACGCGTGAAGCCCCTTGAGGCCAAGGCGCTGGAAACGCTGGGCCTCACGGCGAATGCGACTGGCGCGGACATAAAGGCGCGCTATAAGACGCTGGTGAAGCGCCACCATCCGGATGCGAATGGCGGCGATCGGGGGTCCGAGGCGCGTCTGCGCGAGGTCCTTCAGGCCTATCGGCTCCTCAAGCAGGCGGGTTTCTGTTAG
- a CDS encoding VUT family protein: MNRTLTVWPFVAAMAIVVAASNVLVQFPFTHFGLGEILTWGAFTYPIAFLVNDLTNRRFGPAAARQVVMVGFLAAMVLSAVLASPRIAFASGTAFLAAQLLDIAIFDRLRRSSWWRAPLISTLVGSALDTLLFFSLAFAAAFSFLDTSLSLEDGSLAFPVPLFGIGADVPLWVSLALGDFAVKLLIGLAMLVPYGAMLAILRPVEAAR; this comes from the coding sequence ATGAACCGCACCCTTACAGTATGGCCCTTCGTGGCCGCCATGGCGATCGTCGTCGCCGCCTCCAACGTCCTCGTCCAGTTCCCCTTCACGCATTTCGGGCTCGGCGAGATCCTGACATGGGGCGCTTTCACCTATCCGATCGCCTTTCTTGTCAATGACCTGACAAATCGCCGTTTCGGGCCGGCAGCCGCGCGTCAGGTCGTGATGGTGGGTTTCCTGGCGGCGATGGTGCTGTCGGCGGTGCTCGCCAGCCCGCGCATCGCGTTCGCTTCAGGCACCGCGTTCCTGGCCGCCCAGCTTCTCGACATTGCGATCTTCGACCGGCTGCGCCGAAGTTCATGGTGGCGCGCGCCGCTGATCTCGACGCTCGTCGGCTCCGCGCTCGACACGCTGCTGTTTTTCTCGCTCGCCTTCGCGGCGGCCTTCTCCTTCCTCGACACGAGCCTTAGCCTGGAAGACGGTTCGCTCGCCTTTCCGGTGCCCCTGTTCGGTATCGGGGCGGACGTGCCGCTCTGGGTTTCGCTGGCGCTCGGGGATTTCGCCGTGAAGCTTCTCATCGGCCTCGCCATGCTGGTGCCCTATGGCGCGATGCTCGCCATTCTGAGGCCGGTCGAGGCGGCGCGATAG
- the cobT gene encoding cobaltochelatase subunit CobT, which produces MSTTNRKPGQPAEAPLDPFKRAVTGCVRAISGDNEVEVVFSKDKPALTGNRIRLPDLPKKPTAEALNVTRGLGDSMALRHACHDVRLHSRLAPQGKQARAIFDAVEQARVEAIGARSMKGVSDNLAAMLEDKYARANLADVSDRADAPLEEAVALMVREKLTGRPAPKSGKRLVDLWRDWIQEKAGTDLETLLPRINDQDGFARAVRELLGAMDMGEDLSEEEQTEESEEDSDQPQGEDSNEEGGEEQSEGERSQADEADASSDENEAGESEAAATTAEDTTDQEDIDAETPGEARRPESPFDQAAHAIDYRVFTTEFDEVVGAEDLCDEEELDRLRAFLDKQLANLQGVVGRLANRLQRRLMAQQNRSWEFDLEEGVLDTARLPRLIIDPMQPLSFKQEHDTNFRDTVVTLLIDNSGSMRGRPISVAATCADILARTLERCGVRVELLGFTTRAWKGGQAREKWLKEGKPANPGRLNDLRHIVYKSADAPWRRARRNLGLMMREGLLKENIDGEALLWAHQRLVARPEQRKILMMISDGAPVDDSTLSVNPGNYLERHLRGIIELIETRSPVELLAIGIGHDVTRYYRRAVTIVDAEELAGAMTEQLASLFEEEGLGRGGRLAGHMRRAG; this is translated from the coding sequence GTGAGCACGACGAACCGGAAGCCAGGACAGCCCGCTGAAGCCCCGCTCGACCCTTTCAAGCGGGCGGTTACCGGCTGCGTGCGCGCGATTTCGGGCGACAACGAGGTGGAGGTCGTCTTCTCGAAGGACAAACCGGCGCTGACGGGAAACCGCATCCGCCTGCCGGATCTGCCGAAGAAGCCCACTGCCGAGGCGCTCAACGTCACCCGCGGCCTGGGCGATTCCATGGCCTTGCGCCACGCCTGCCACGACGTCCGCCTCCACAGCCGTCTTGCCCCCCAGGGCAAGCAGGCGCGCGCCATTTTCGACGCTGTCGAGCAGGCGCGCGTGGAAGCGATCGGCGCGCGCTCCATGAAAGGCGTGTCGGACAATCTGGCCGCCATGCTGGAGGACAAGTACGCCCGCGCCAACCTTGCCGATGTGAGCGACCGCGCCGACGCGCCGCTGGAGGAAGCGGTCGCGCTGATGGTGCGCGAGAAGCTGACCGGCCGCCCTGCTCCCAAGAGCGGCAAAAGGCTCGTCGACCTTTGGCGCGACTGGATCCAGGAGAAGGCGGGAACCGACCTCGAGACCCTGCTGCCGCGTATCAACGATCAGGACGGCTTCGCCCGCGCCGTCCGCGAGCTTCTCGGCGCCATGGATATGGGCGAGGACCTCTCCGAGGAGGAGCAAACCGAGGAGAGCGAGGAAGACAGCGACCAGCCGCAGGGCGAGGACTCCAACGAGGAAGGCGGCGAGGAGCAGTCGGAAGGCGAGCGTAGCCAGGCCGATGAGGCCGACGCTTCGAGCGACGAGAACGAGGCGGGCGAGAGCGAAGCCGCCGCCACCACCGCCGAAGACACCACCGACCAGGAGGACATCGACGCCGAAACGCCCGGCGAGGCCCGGCGTCCCGAAAGCCCCTTCGATCAGGCCGCGCACGCGATCGACTACCGCGTCTTCACGACCGAGTTCGACGAGGTGGTCGGCGCCGAGGACCTCTGTGACGAGGAGGAGCTCGATCGCCTGCGCGCCTTCCTGGACAAGCAGCTCGCCAATCTGCAGGGCGTCGTCGGCCGGCTGGCCAACCGCCTGCAGCGCCGCCTGATGGCGCAGCAGAACCGCTCCTGGGAGTTCGACCTGGAGGAAGGCGTGCTCGATACGGCACGCCTGCCGCGCCTCATCATCGACCCCATGCAGCCGCTCTCCTTCAAGCAGGAGCACGACACCAATTTCCGCGACACCGTGGTGACGCTGCTGATCGACAATTCCGGCTCCATGCGCGGCCGGCCCATCTCCGTCGCCGCCACCTGCGCGGACATCCTGGCCCGCACGCTGGAGCGCTGCGGCGTACGCGTCGAGCTCCTCGGCTTCACCACCCGCGCCTGGAAAGGCGGCCAGGCGCGCGAGAAATGGCTCAAGGAAGGCAAGCCTGCCAATCCCGGAAGGCTCAATGATCTGCGCCACATCGTCTATAAGTCGGCCGACGCGCCCTGGCGGCGCGCCCGGCGCAATCTCGGCCTCATGATGCGCGAGGGGCTGCTCAAGGAGAACATCGACGGCGAGGCGCTTCTCTGGGCGCATCAACGCCTCGTCGCCCGGCCGGAGCAGCGCAAGATCCTCATGATGATCTCCGATGGGGCGCCGGTGGACGATTCCACCCTGTCGGTCAATCCGGGGAATTATCTGGAGCGGCATCTGCGCGGCATCATCGAGCTCATCGAGACCCGCTCGCCGGTCGAACTGCTCGCCATCGGCATCGGACATGACGTCACGCGGTACTACCGCCGCGCCGTCACGATCGTCGACGCGGAGGAACTGGCCGGCGCGATGACCGAGCAGCTCGCCTCCCTGTTCGAGGAGGAAGGTCTCGGGCGCGGCGGCCGGCTTGCGGGGCACATGCGTCGTGCGGGCTGA
- a CDS encoding EamA family transporter → MARATLIGFSAVAMWALLALMTAASGQVPPFQLSAITFAVGTGVGLAARAASPAFRRHEKVPPVVWLVGIGGLFGYHFLYFTALRNAPAVEASLIAYLWPLLIVLGSALMPGERLGWHHITGACLGLLGTFLIITKGGGFTFDSRYALGYAAAGGCALFWSGYSLLSRRFQAVPTSIVTWFCAATAILSAFCHLALEETVWPANAGEWLAVLGLGLLPVGAAFYAWDYGVKHGNIQVLGAASYAAPLLSTLILIAAGQAEPAASILAACLLITGGAALAAKNMIFRRKPAVAGDAAA, encoded by the coding sequence ATGGCGCGTGCCACATTGATCGGCTTTTCGGCTGTCGCCATGTGGGCGCTCCTGGCGCTGATGACGGCGGCTTCCGGCCAGGTGCCGCCTTTCCAGCTTTCCGCGATCACCTTTGCCGTCGGCACCGGCGTCGGGCTTGCCGCGCGGGCGGCCTCGCCGGCTTTCCGCAGACACGAGAAGGTTCCTCCGGTGGTCTGGCTCGTCGGCATCGGCGGCCTCTTCGGCTACCACTTCCTTTATTTCACCGCGCTCAGGAACGCGCCCGCTGTCGAGGCGAGCCTCATCGCCTATCTCTGGCCGCTTCTCATCGTGCTGGGCTCGGCGCTGATGCCCGGAGAGCGCCTCGGCTGGCATCACATCACCGGCGCCTGCCTCGGCCTTCTCGGCACGTTCCTCATCATCACCAAGGGTGGCGGCTTCACCTTCGACAGCCGCTACGCGCTGGGCTATGCGGCAGCGGGCGGCTGTGCACTCTTCTGGTCCGGCTATTCGCTGCTCTCGCGCCGCTTCCAGGCCGTGCCGACCAGCATCGTCACCTGGTTCTGCGCCGCTACCGCCATCCTCTCCGCATTCTGCCACCTCGCGCTGGAGGAGACCGTGTGGCCGGCGAATGCAGGCGAGTGGCTCGCGGTGCTCGGCCTCGGCCTTCTGCCGGTCGGCGCCGCCTTCTACGCGTGGGACTACGGCGTGAAGCACGGCAATATCCAGGTTCTGGGTGCCGCGAGCTACGCGGCACCACTGCTCTCCACGCTCATCCTGATCGCCGCCGGCCAGGCCGAACCGGCCGCCAGCATTCTCGCGGCCTGCCTGCTCATCACCGGCGGCGCCGCGCTTGCCGCCAAGAATATGATCTTCCGCCGGAAGCCGGCGGTTGCCGGCGACGCGGCGGCTTGA
- a CDS encoding nitronate monooxygenase family protein, whose product MWRDQRILDLFGIEQPILLAPMAGSGGAELAIAAAEAGGLGSLPCAMLSPDQIRTELGIMRQRVNRPVNLNFFCHTPPEPDPDREAGWRRRLAPYYAEFGLDPESPPAGGGRNPFSEEACAIVEECRPEVVSFHFGLPEEALLDRVRETGAKIISSATTVAEARWLEERGCDAIIAQGAEAGGHRGIFLEDDIATQPGTMALVPQVVDAVSVPVIAAGGISDGRGVAAAFMLGASAVQVGTAYLQSPEALAGPAHREALARARDDRTVLTNVFTGRPARGLVNRIVREVGPISAEAPAFPLATTAVMPLRKAAEGSGSGDFSPLWAGQAAALAKPMPAKELTTSIMQDAAALLRGS is encoded by the coding sequence ATGTGGCGTGATCAGCGGATACTCGATCTGTTCGGCATCGAACAGCCAATCCTCCTCGCCCCCATGGCCGGCTCAGGGGGCGCGGAACTGGCGATCGCGGCTGCCGAAGCAGGCGGGCTCGGTTCGCTTCCCTGCGCCATGCTCTCGCCGGACCAGATCCGCACCGAACTCGGCATCATGCGTCAACGCGTGAACAGACCTGTCAACCTCAATTTCTTCTGCCATACGCCACCGGAGCCGGACCCCGATCGCGAAGCGGGCTGGCGCAGGCGGCTCGCACCCTATTATGCCGAATTCGGCCTCGATCCGGAGTCCCCACCCGCGGGCGGCGGCCGCAATCCCTTCAGCGAGGAAGCCTGCGCCATTGTCGAGGAGTGCCGGCCGGAGGTGGTGAGCTTCCATTTCGGTCTGCCCGAAGAGGCGTTGCTCGACCGCGTGCGGGAGACGGGCGCGAAGATCATCTCCTCCGCTACGACCGTGGCCGAGGCCCGCTGGCTGGAGGAGCGCGGCTGCGACGCCATCATCGCCCAAGGCGCCGAGGCCGGGGGGCATCGGGGCATCTTCCTGGAGGACGATATCGCCACGCAGCCGGGAACCATGGCGCTGGTGCCGCAGGTGGTGGACGCGGTGTCCGTGCCCGTGATCGCCGCGGGCGGCATCTCCGACGGGCGCGGCGTTGCGGCGGCCTTCATGCTCGGGGCTTCGGCAGTGCAGGTCGGCACGGCCTATCTGCAGTCTCCGGAAGCGCTGGCCGGGCCGGCGCATCGGGAAGCTCTCGCCAGGGCGCGTGACGACCGCACGGTGCTCACCAACGTCTTCACCGGCCGGCCAGCGCGCGGACTCGTCAACCGCATCGTCCGCGAGGTGGGCCCGATCAGCGCCGAGGCACCCGCCTTTCCTCTGGCCACCACCGCGGTGATGCCGCTGCGCAAGGCGGCGGAGGGCTCAGGCTCCGGCGATTTCTCGCCGCTCTGGGCCGGGCAGGCGGCGGCGCTGGCGAAACCGATGCCGGCGAAAGAGCTGACGACATCGATCATGCAGGACGCGGCAGCCCTCCTCCGAGGCTCTTGA
- the rpmB gene encoding 50S ribosomal protein L28 — translation MSRACELTGKAVMSGNNVSHANNKTRRRFLPNLCDVTLMSEALGQNFRLRVSANALRSVEHRGGLDAFLLKAKSNELSQRARLLKKQVAKKLSEQAEA, via the coding sequence ATGTCCCGCGCTTGCGAACTGACCGGCAAGGCCGTGATGAGCGGCAACAATGTGAGCCACGCCAACAACAAGACCCGGCGTCGCTTCCTTCCCAATCTCTGCGACGTCACGCTGATGTCCGAGGCGCTCGGCCAGAATTTCCGCCTGCGCGTTTCCGCCAATGCACTCCGCTCCGTGGAGCATCGCGGCGGGCTCGACGCCTTCCTGCTGAAAGCCAAGTCGAACGAGCTTTCGCAGCGCGCCCGGCTCCTCAAGAAGCAGGTCGCCAAGAAGCTTTCCGAGCAGGCCGAAGCCTGA
- a CDS encoding DUF3108 domain-containing protein — protein MNDGKAAMASASQSTLLATALLLAAVSSAGAESYRTHYGASLFGLPVGRATFESRFEGNGFAIAGRFASAGIARLFERTDGTVAVNGVFAGGASHPARYELEYTEGKERQKTVIRFARGAVAETKNEPPLKKRGDDWVPLGREHLSGAADPISALLLPVSSSEEVCSRTIRVYDGEIRADIVLQPATERESFRGAAITCRARFVPVSGYRRNHSSITYLRDRARMFVGFEPVGGRDLYSPVEATIATKIGTVHIRARTM, from the coding sequence ATGAACGATGGGAAAGCAGCCATGGCCAGCGCCAGCCAGAGCACCCTTCTTGCAACAGCCCTCCTCCTTGCGGCCGTCTCGAGCGCCGGCGCGGAGTCCTACCGCACGCATTACGGCGCATCTCTCTTCGGACTTCCGGTGGGGCGTGCCACCTTCGAAAGCCGTTTCGAAGGAAACGGCTTCGCCATCGCGGGCCGTTTCGCGAGCGCCGGCATCGCCCGCCTCTTCGAGCGCACGGACGGCACCGTGGCCGTGAACGGCGTCTTCGCCGGGGGAGCAAGCCACCCGGCCCGCTATGAACTCGAATATACCGAAGGGAAGGAACGCCAGAAGACGGTCATCCGCTTTGCCAGGGGCGCGGTTGCCGAGACGAAGAACGAGCCGCCGCTGAAGAAGCGGGGGGATGATTGGGTGCCGCTGGGAAGAGAGCACCTCTCCGGTGCGGCAGACCCGATCTCGGCCCTTCTCCTTCCGGTGTCGAGCAGCGAGGAGGTCTGCAGCCGCACGATCCGCGTCTATGACGGCGAGATCCGCGCCGACATCGTGCTTCAGCCGGCCACGGAGCGTGAGAGCTTCCGTGGTGCGGCGATCACGTGCCGGGCGCGTTTCGTGCCCGTTTCGGGTTATCGCAGGAATCACTCCTCCATCACCTATCTGCGCGACCGGGCGCGGATGTTCGTAGGGTTCGAGCCGGTGGGAGGCCGCGATCTCTATTCTCCCGTGGAAGCAACCATTGCCACGAAGATCGGAACGGTGCACATCAGGGCGCGTACGATGTAA
- a CDS encoding GFA family protein, which translates to MQYQGSCHCGEIRFNVDVDLSNPITCNCSYCTQRGSILAFTPAEKFELQQGEQKLTEYRFHTKKIQHLFCSVCGMESFARAALPNGTEMTAINVRCLEGVDLDSLEPTQVDGRSR; encoded by the coding sequence ATGCAGTATCAAGGCAGTTGCCACTGCGGCGAAATACGCTTCAATGTGGACGTGGACCTCTCCAATCCGATCACCTGCAATTGCTCGTATTGCACGCAGCGCGGCAGCATCCTGGCCTTCACGCCGGCCGAGAAATTCGAGCTGCAGCAGGGCGAGCAGAAGCTGACGGAATATCGTTTCCATACGAAGAAAATCCAGCATCTCTTCTGCTCGGTCTGCGGGATGGAGTCCTTCGCCCGCGCTGCCTTGCCGAACGGCACCGAGATGACGGCGATCAACGTGCGCTGCCTTGAGGGTGTGGATCTCGACAGCCTCGAGCCCACTCAAGTCGACGGCCGCTCGCGCTAG
- a CDS encoding esterase-like activity of phytase family protein codes for MRADAARAGVFALALLGAGLVFLQPSPAQETGLQSLSISARPIPEFRIGSSQTRFGPLEFTGGLEMVSRDRDFGALSSFRFLSPGGRFVGVADTGFWFFGTLLHDEEGRPSVVADFTMSAILDPDGRTGEKWTTDAESIAVRDGVVTVGFERQHRISQFRLEPEHMGSAIADLNFLVPSYELRTNRGFETIAYAPAGGALDGALVAVAERSIDQNGNIFAAVLDGPQKGIFTVARRDGFDITDGAFLPDGDLLLLERSFSMATGVGMRLRRIEAETIRQGRVADGPVLLQADMGYQIDNMEALDVWQRPDGATMVSLMSDDNHSILQRNLYLEFRLVEE; via the coding sequence GTGCGGGCTGACGCGGCGCGGGCAGGCGTCTTCGCTCTCGCACTCCTCGGCGCCGGCCTTGTCTTTCTGCAGCCGAGCCCGGCTCAGGAGACGGGGCTGCAGAGTCTCTCGATTTCGGCCCGCCCGATACCCGAATTCCGCATCGGCTCGAGCCAGACGCGGTTCGGCCCGCTGGAATTCACCGGCGGGCTGGAGATGGTCTCGCGCGATCGCGACTTCGGCGCGCTCTCCTCCTTCCGCTTTCTCTCGCCAGGCGGGAGGTTCGTCGGCGTCGCCGACACGGGTTTCTGGTTCTTCGGCACCCTCCTGCACGACGAGGAGGGCCGACCCAGCGTCGTGGCGGATTTCACGATGAGCGCAATCCTTGATCCTGACGGCAGGACAGGAGAGAAATGGACCACCGACGCGGAGTCGATCGCCGTGCGCGACGGCGTGGTGACCGTGGGCTTCGAGCGCCAGCATCGCATCTCTCAATTCCGTCTCGAGCCCGAGCATATGGGCAGCGCGATCGCCGACCTCAACTTCCTCGTTCCATCTTATGAACTGCGCACCAATCGCGGGTTCGAGACGATCGCCTACGCACCGGCGGGCGGCGCGCTCGATGGCGCCCTCGTGGCCGTAGCCGAGCGGAGCATCGATCAGAACGGCAATATCTTCGCCGCCGTGCTCGACGGCCCGCAGAAAGGGATTTTCACCGTCGCCCGCCGGGACGGCTTCGACATCACCGACGGCGCCTTCCTGCCCGATGGCGATCTGCTGCTGCTCGAGCGCAGCTTCTCCATGGCGACGGGCGTGGGCATGCGGCTCCGCCGCATCGAGGCGGAGACCATACGGCAGGGCAGGGTGGCGGACGGTCCCGTGCTCCTGCAGGCCGATATGGGCTATCAGATCGACAATATGGAAGCGCTCGATGTCTGGCAGCGGCCCGACGGGGCAACCATGGTCTCGCTGATGTCGGACGACAACCACTCCATCCTGCAGCGCAACCTCTATCTGGAATTCAGGTTGGTGGAGGAGTGA
- a CDS encoding BolA family protein: MSIQSAIEIKLTKAFSPQRLAVVNESHLHAGHHHVEHGHEETFDGAGETHFRVRIVSDAFAGKSRIERHRAVNEVLAEELKRGVHALAIEPAAPGEKTRW; the protein is encoded by the coding sequence TTGTCCATTCAGTCCGCAATCGAAATCAAGCTGACCAAAGCCTTTTCGCCGCAGCGGCTCGCCGTCGTCAACGAGAGCCATCTTCACGCCGGCCATCACCATGTGGAGCACGGCCATGAGGAGACCTTCGACGGCGCGGGCGAAACGCACTTCCGGGTGCGCATCGTTTCGGATGCCTTCGCCGGCAAAAGCCGTATCGAGCGACATCGCGCGGTGAACGAGGTGCTGGCCGAGGAGCTCAAGCGCGGCGTGCATGCGCTCGCCATCGAGCCGGCCGCACCCGGTGAGAAGACGCGATGGTGA
- a CDS encoding class I SAM-dependent methyltransferase, with amino-acid sequence MNTDIVDLRAFYASLLGKLAERSIAMALSSIWAKLPDERLVGLGYALPWLDRFGSDAERVFAFMPARQGAIHWPAGRPAATALVDEEELPLADSTVDRVLVVHALEHAENPRQMLIELWRVLAPGGRIVLVVPNRRGIWARFEHTPFGTGRPYSRAQLVELLREANFTPGAWADTLHFPPARRRWVMRLHQVLERAGRRFWPLFAGVLVVEAEKRLYQGLPAKARRARRVLVPVLSPQGATRVRGGITANLDKKGG; translated from the coding sequence ATGAACACCGATATCGTGGACCTCAGGGCCTTCTATGCGAGCCTGCTCGGAAAGCTTGCCGAACGCTCCATCGCCATGGCCCTGTCGTCCATCTGGGCCAAGCTGCCGGACGAGCGGCTCGTCGGCCTCGGCTATGCCCTTCCCTGGCTGGACCGCTTCGGCAGCGATGCCGAGCGCGTCTTCGCCTTCATGCCCGCGCGCCAGGGCGCCATCCATTGGCCGGCGGGCCGGCCGGCCGCGACCGCCCTCGTCGATGAAGAGGAACTCCCGCTCGCCGACTCCACCGTGGACCGCGTTCTGGTGGTTCACGCTCTGGAGCACGCTGAGAACCCGCGCCAGATGCTGATCGAGCTCTGGCGCGTGCTGGCGCCGGGTGGACGCATCGTCCTCGTCGTGCCGAACCGGCGCGGGATCTGGGCGCGCTTCGAGCACACGCCTTTCGGCACCGGGCGCCCCTACTCGCGCGCCCAGCTCGTCGAACTCCTGCGCGAGGCGAATTTCACGCCCGGCGCCTGGGCGGATACGCTGCATTTTCCCCCGGCGCGGCGGCGCTGGGTCATGCGGCTGCACCAAGTGCTGGAGCGGGCGGGCCGGCGCTTCTGGCCGCTTTTCGCCGGCGTGCTGGTGGTGGAGGCGGAGAAGCGTCTTTATCAAGGCCTGCCCGCCAAGGCACGGCGCGCGCGCCGGGTGCTGGTGCCGGTGCTGAGCCCGCAGGGGGCGACGCGCGTCCGCGGCGGCATCACGGCCAATCTGGACAAGAAGGGTGGATGA
- the cobS gene encoding cobaltochelatase subunit CobS, translating into MNKIDRDIANLPDTTVPVRETFGFDADMVVPAYSESDPHVPDIDPDYLFDKQTTLAILAGFAYNRRVMVSGYHGTGKSTHIEQVAARLNWPCVRINLDSHVSRIDLVGKDAIVVKEGKQITEFRDGILPWAYQHNIALVFDEYDAGRPDVMFVIQRVLESSGRLTLLDQSRVIRPHPAFRLFSTANTVGLGDTTGLYHGTQQINQAQMDRWSIVTTLNYLPHDEEVAIVQAKAKHYQNDKGREIVGRMVRVADMTRSAFMNGDLSTVMSPRTVIMWAENAEIFGDVGFAFRLTFLNKCDELERAMVAEFYQRAFGEELPESAANVVLS; encoded by the coding sequence ATGAACAAGATCGACCGCGATATCGCCAACCTGCCCGACACCACGGTTCCCGTGCGCGAGACCTTCGGCTTCGATGCCGACATGGTCGTGCCCGCCTACTCGGAATCGGACCCGCATGTGCCCGATATCGATCCTGACTACCTGTTCGATAAGCAGACCACGCTGGCGATCCTGGCCGGCTTTGCCTACAACCGCCGCGTCATGGTCTCGGGCTATCACGGCACCGGCAAATCCACCCATATCGAGCAGGTCGCCGCGCGCCTCAACTGGCCCTGCGTGCGCATCAATCTCGACAGCCATGTCAGTCGCATCGACCTCGTCGGGAAGGATGCCATCGTGGTCAAGGAAGGCAAGCAGATCACCGAATTCCGCGACGGCATCCTGCCCTGGGCCTACCAGCACAACATTGCGCTCGTCTTCGACGAGTATGATGCCGGCCGCCCGGACGTGATGTTCGTGATCCAGCGCGTGCTCGAATCTTCCGGCCGCCTGACCCTGCTCGACCAGAGCCGCGTCATCAGGCCGCACCCTGCCTTCCGCCTCTTTTCCACCGCCAACACCGTGGGCCTGGGGGATACCACCGGTCTCTACCACGGCACGCAGCAGATCAACCAGGCGCAGATGGACCGCTGGTCGATCGTGACCACGCTCAACTACCTGCCGCACGACGAGGAGGTGGCGATCGTCCAGGCCAAGGCCAAGCACTACCAGAACGACAAGGGCCGCGAGATCGTCGGCCGCATGGTGCGCGTGGCGGACATGACGCGCTCGGCCTTCATGAACGGCGATCTTTCCACCGTCATGAGCCCGCGCACGGTGATCATGTGGGCGGAGAACGCCGAGATATTCGGCGATGTCGGCTTCGCCTTCCGCCTCACTTTCCTCAACAAATGCGACGAGCTGGAGCGGGCCATGGTGGCCGAGTTCTATCAGCGCGCTTTCGGCGAGGAATTGCCGGAATCGGCCGCCAATGTGGTGCTGAGCTAG
- the gloB gene encoding hydroxyacylglutathione hydrolase produces the protein MTLEIEQFMCRSDNFGILMRDTESGIAALVDAPEERPILEAVERTGWKPSLLLITHHHVDHVEANLALKERFGLTIVGPAKEAEKIPGIDRQVKEGDVVRVGKQEARVIETPGHTAGHITYHFAGAGVAFTADTLFALGCGRLFECKPPVMYESLRKLSELPLETVIYCGHEYTESNARFALSVDPTNSALKERAKTIEALRREGKPTLPTTLADEMATNPFLRWHDTIIRRNLGMENAADAEVFAEIRKRKDLF, from the coding sequence ATGACGCTCGAAATCGAACAGTTCATGTGCCGCAGCGATAATTTCGGCATCCTCATGCGCGATACGGAAAGCGGCATCGCCGCACTGGTGGATGCACCGGAGGAGCGGCCGATCCTGGAGGCGGTCGAGCGCACGGGCTGGAAGCCGTCGCTGCTCCTGATCACCCATCACCACGTTGACCATGTCGAGGCGAATCTGGCGCTCAAGGAGCGTTTCGGGCTCACCATCGTCGGGCCGGCCAAGGAGGCGGAAAAAATTCCTGGCATCGACCGGCAGGTGAAGGAGGGCGACGTGGTGCGCGTCGGCAAGCAGGAGGCGCGCGTCATCGAGACGCCGGGGCACACGGCCGGCCATATCACCTATCATTTCGCGGGTGCGGGCGTCGCGTTCACGGCCGACACACTCTTCGCGCTCGGCTGCGGCCGGCTCTTCGAGTGCAAGCCGCCGGTGATGTACGAATCGCTGAGGAAGCTTTCCGAACTGCCGCTCGAGACCGTCATCTATTGCGGCCACGAATATACCGAGTCCAATGCGCGTTTCGCGCTTTCGGTCGATCCTACCAACTCGGCGCTCAAGGAGCGGGCGAAGACAATCGAGGCACTGCGACGCGAAGGCAAGCCGACATTGCCCACCACGCTGGCCGATGAGATGGCCACCAATCCATTCCTGCGCTGGCACGACACGATCATCCGGCGGAATCTCGGCATGGAGAACGCTGCGGATGCCGAGGTCTTTGCCGAAATCCGCAAGAGGAAGGACCTCTTCTAG